The following are encoded in a window of Meiothermus sp. CFH 77666 genomic DNA:
- a CDS encoding NUDIX domain-containing protein, with the protein MKTPVQGAGGVLFNLEGKVLLIRDRQGYWCFPKGHLDEGESLEQAALREVEEETGIQATVRAPLSVTRYRNNKGIEREIHWFLMEGQGKIRLEKGLHGAGFFDLTEARRLLAFPEDVGLLEEASRHVQAPNFGID; encoded by the coding sequence ATGAAGACGCCGGTACAAGGGGCGGGTGGGGTGCTGTTCAACCTCGAGGGAAAGGTCTTGCTCATCCGGGATCGGCAGGGTTACTGGTGTTTTCCCAAAGGGCACCTGGACGAGGGGGAGAGCCTCGAGCAAGCGGCCTTGCGCGAGGTCGAAGAAGAGACCGGCATCCAGGCCACGGTCAGGGCACCGCTCTCGGTGACCCGGTACCGCAACAACAAGGGCATTGAACGAGAAATCCACTGGTTCTTGATGGAAGGGCAGGGCAAGATACGCCTGGAAAAAGGGCTGCATGGGGCTGGGTTTTTTGACCTGACCGAGGCTCGGCGGCTGCTTGCTTTTCCCGAGGACGTAGGCTTGTTGGAAGAAGCCTCGAGGCATGTTCAAGCGCCCAATTTCGGCATAGACTGA
- a CDS encoding ATP-dependent protease ATPase subunit HslU: MNLTPAEIVRELDKHIVGQAAAKRAVAVALRNRIRRKKLPPELAREVMPKNILMIGPTGVGKTEIARRLARLAGAPFLKVEATKFTEVGYVGRDVDSIVRDLAEASYQLVMQEMKAKVEGRAQSMAEEEVASLLRVQPFELRSGRYNDQLVEIEVAEEARLPMVGMFGGEQMQGLQDMLKGLMPQRRVRRKVRVKEALEILKNQEAERLVDKEEANQEALRRAQEEGIVFIDEMDKIARGKGAMSGPDVSGEGVQRDLLPIVEGTVVSTRLGPVSTDHVLFIAAGAFHVSKPSDLIPELQGRFPIRVELEPLGPEEFERILREPENSLIKQYCALLAADDTEVHFTPEAIQAVARFAHQANQELEDIGARRLSTVLERLLEEVSFQTNLGRVEVTKEYVEARLENVLASPDLSRYIL; encoded by the coding sequence ATGAACCTGACCCCTGCCGAGATCGTGCGTGAACTGGACAAACACATCGTGGGTCAGGCCGCAGCCAAGCGGGCCGTGGCCGTTGCGCTGCGTAACCGAATACGGCGTAAAAAGCTGCCGCCTGAGCTGGCCCGCGAGGTCATGCCCAAGAACATTCTTATGATTGGCCCTACCGGGGTGGGCAAGACCGAGATTGCCCGGCGGCTGGCCCGGCTGGCGGGGGCTCCATTCCTGAAAGTTGAGGCCACCAAGTTTACCGAGGTGGGCTATGTGGGGCGGGATGTGGACTCCATTGTGCGAGATCTGGCCGAGGCTTCGTACCAACTGGTCATGCAGGAGATGAAGGCCAAGGTTGAGGGGCGGGCCCAGAGCATGGCCGAGGAAGAGGTGGCCTCGCTGCTGCGGGTGCAGCCTTTTGAACTGCGCTCAGGCCGCTATAACGACCAACTGGTGGAGATCGAGGTGGCCGAGGAAGCCAGGCTCCCGATGGTAGGTATGTTCGGCGGTGAGCAGATGCAGGGGCTGCAAGACATGCTCAAGGGACTGATGCCCCAGCGCCGGGTACGGCGCAAGGTGCGGGTCAAGGAGGCGCTGGAAATCCTCAAAAACCAGGAAGCCGAGCGCCTGGTGGATAAAGAAGAAGCCAATCAGGAGGCGCTTCGCCGGGCCCAGGAAGAGGGCATTGTGTTCATTGACGAGATGGACAAAATTGCCAGGGGGAAGGGGGCCATGAGCGGCCCGGATGTCTCCGGCGAGGGGGTGCAACGGGATCTGCTCCCCATCGTGGAGGGCACGGTGGTCTCGACCCGCCTGGGGCCCGTCTCGACCGACCATGTGCTGTTTATCGCCGCCGGGGCTTTCCACGTATCCAAGCCGTCCGACCTGATCCCCGAATTGCAGGGCCGATTCCCCATCCGGGTGGAACTCGAGCCCCTGGGCCCAGAGGAGTTCGAGCGAATCCTGCGTGAGCCCGAAAACTCCCTGATCAAGCAGTACTGCGCTTTGCTCGCTGCCGACGACACCGAGGTTCACTTCACCCCCGAGGCCATCCAGGCCGTGGCCCGGTTTGCTCACCAAGCTAACCAAGAGTTAGAGGATATTGGCGCCAGGCGGCTTTCCACGGTGCTGGAACGGCTGCTCGAGGAAGTCTCGTTTCAGACCAATCTGGGGCGGGTAGAAGTCACCAAAGAATATGTGGAAGCAAGGCTCGAGAATGTCCTGGCATCCCCCGACCTTTCGCGCTACATTCTCTGA
- a CDS encoding gamma carbonic anhydrase family protein, giving the protein MAVYRLGDHAPQIHPTAFIAPNALIVGQAEIGENASVWFGAVVRSDTEKVIIGAGSNVQDGAILHADPGDPCILGQNVTVGHRAVVHGAVVEDGALIGIGAVVLNRARVGRGAMVGAGAVVPPGMEIPEGMLAIGIPAKVRGPVEPTQNAERYVELSRHYLAHLAPITPIGRYQITLRGQDALNPFSDLHLQLKRGEPEALSALKAIVEGRTGDAKPEVLHELVREGLIRQI; this is encoded by the coding sequence ATGGCTGTTTACCGGCTTGGCGATCACGCACCCCAGATTCACCCCACCGCTTTCATTGCGCCTAATGCGCTCATTGTGGGGCAGGCGGAGATTGGCGAGAACGCCTCGGTCTGGTTTGGCGCGGTGGTGCGCTCGGACACCGAGAAAGTGATAATCGGTGCGGGCAGTAACGTGCAGGATGGTGCAATTCTGCACGCCGACCCCGGCGACCCCTGCATTCTGGGCCAGAACGTGACGGTGGGCCACCGGGCGGTGGTGCATGGGGCTGTAGTGGAGGACGGTGCGCTTATTGGTATCGGCGCGGTGGTGCTCAACCGAGCCCGCGTAGGCAGGGGAGCCATGGTGGGGGCGGGCGCGGTGGTGCCGCCGGGCATGGAAATTCCAGAAGGGATGCTGGCCATTGGCATCCCGGCCAAGGTGCGAGGCCCGGTGGAACCCACCCAGAACGCCGAGCGCTACGTGGAGCTCTCCCGCCATTACCTGGCCCACCTGGCCCCCATTACCCCGATTGGGCGCTACCAGATTACCCTGCGCGGGCAGGATGCCCTGAACCCCTTTAGCGACCTGCACCTGCAGCTCAAGCGAGGCGAGCCGGAGGCGCTTTCGGCCCTCAAAGCTATTGTGGAAGGGCGTACCGGTGATGCCAAACCCGAGGTGTTGCATGAGCTGGTGCGAGAGGGTCTGATTCGGCAGATTTGA
- a CDS encoding DUF2946 domain-containing protein → MNACTDRPVTTPRTTVIGLVAVVLLASLLFGLRGMVMFPAEPVPVEHHPPVHGDSSPGHDHLSHCPLCFLLMLLPSLAPEPGVAHVLSFALQIWLGERRARDAFLKGMAARGPPLQMAVMTVWEGSLS, encoded by the coding sequence GTGAATGCGTGTACTGACAGGCCAGTAACCACCCCACGCACCACGGTGATTGGGTTGGTGGCGGTGGTTTTGCTGGCCTCGCTCTTATTTGGTCTGCGCGGGATGGTGATGTTTCCAGCAGAGCCCGTCCCGGTCGAGCATCACCCGCCGGTTCATGGCGACTCGAGCCCGGGCCACGACCACCTGAGTCACTGCCCGCTGTGCTTTTTGTTGATGCTTCTGCCCTCCCTGGCGCCCGAGCCTGGGGTAGCGCACGTTTTGAGCTTCGCACTGCAAATCTGGCTTGGGGAGCGCCGGGCCCGGGATGCCTTTCTGAAGGGTATGGCCGCTCGAGGGCCCCCACTGCAAATGGCTGTGATGACGGTGTGGGAAGGCAGTTTATCTTGA
- the hslV gene encoding ATP-dependent protease subunit HslV, producing MEAMHGTTIVAVRRDGITSIAGDGQVTLGQTIMKTGAVKVRRLEQGGGILVGFAGAVADALTLLEKFEGALSGAKGNLQRAAIETAKLWRTDRVLRNLEAMLVLADRDTLLLLSGNGEVLSPDEPVIAVGSGGPYALTAAKALLRYSSLSAPEIAEQAIRLAGEIDLYTSGQPTQVLSVGGAP from the coding sequence ATGGAGGCAATGCACGGCACCACCATCGTGGCAGTACGTCGGGATGGCATTACTTCAATTGCAGGCGATGGGCAGGTTACCCTGGGACAGACCATCATGAAAACCGGAGCGGTCAAGGTGCGCCGTCTGGAACAGGGGGGCGGCATCCTTGTGGGTTTTGCGGGTGCGGTGGCCGATGCCCTGACCCTTCTGGAGAAGTTCGAGGGGGCGTTGTCGGGGGCTAAAGGCAACCTGCAGCGGGCGGCTATCGAAACTGCCAAGCTCTGGCGTACCGACCGGGTGCTGCGGAACCTCGAGGCCATGCTGGTGCTGGCCGACCGCGACACCCTGCTCCTGCTTTCTGGCAACGGCGAGGTGCTCAGCCCGGATGAACCCGTTATTGCGGTGGGTTCAGGCGGCCCTTATGCCCTTACCGCGGCCAAAGCGCTGCTGCGATACTCCAGCCTCTCGGCCCCCGAGATTGCCGAACAGGCCATCCGGCTTGCGGGTGAGATAGACCTCTACACCAGTGGGCAGCCCACGCAGGTTCTGAGCGTAGGGGGTGCTCCATGA
- a CDS encoding ATP-binding protein: protein MRQVGMVLGSREAGALDFWVAVEEGQYLRLDDLVYVEFRHPDPQKGDENGNVRYYGMVDQVIKLYEGAQFDTDVFLARRDLLPVSLSYAAHVQVTRLFPEEYLPPDPGSPVFLAQQEALGMALYYDRMQDQRLPVGILKNGEVAYINFEFLNGFKGGHVNISGVSGVAAKTSYATFLLHSLFQSPANRQKANTKALIFNVKGEDLFYLDKDNNGLNDEARAAYQKLGLPASAFQSVAFLAPPRKTPGDILPDVSRPDAGAYYWDLVQFCREGLLPFLFTDRGAMSNLGFLIDQVTERLRRLVGEEKGGQKGPALLVEDWSDELSALEADVSFNDLGKLKLTTFAQLVRYIEFKLLGPESAEEDEKPKGDPRWTARQARGTLEAFVRRLRASIGNVEHLIRGDRPGHRPNPLGGSAQVSVVDIHQLTAQGQMFVVGSILREVFGRKERGEYQGQVFVVLDELNKYAPRDGDSPIKDILLDIAERGRSLGVILIGAQQTASEVESRVVGNAAIRVVGRLDAAEAERPEYRYLPASFRQRAVILPQGTMILHQPEVPVPLALTFPLPAWAMKKDEVKEDISAKTISKLID, encoded by the coding sequence GTGAGACAGGTCGGAATGGTACTGGGCAGCCGCGAAGCCGGTGCGCTGGATTTCTGGGTAGCCGTGGAGGAAGGGCAGTATTTGCGTCTCGACGACCTGGTGTATGTTGAGTTTCGCCACCCCGATCCACAAAAAGGTGACGAGAACGGCAACGTGCGCTACTACGGCATGGTAGACCAGGTCATCAAGCTCTACGAGGGGGCACAGTTCGACACCGACGTCTTCCTGGCCCGGCGCGATTTGTTGCCTGTTAGCCTGTCCTACGCCGCCCATGTGCAGGTCACCCGACTCTTCCCCGAGGAGTACCTGCCCCCCGACCCTGGCTCACCGGTGTTTCTGGCCCAGCAGGAGGCCCTGGGCATGGCCCTGTATTACGATCGCATGCAAGACCAGCGACTCCCGGTGGGCATTCTCAAGAATGGCGAGGTAGCCTACATCAACTTCGAGTTCCTCAATGGTTTCAAAGGGGGGCACGTCAACATCTCGGGCGTTTCCGGGGTGGCGGCCAAGACCAGCTACGCGACTTTTTTGCTGCACAGCCTGTTCCAATCGCCCGCCAACCGGCAAAAGGCCAACACCAAGGCCCTGATTTTCAACGTGAAGGGCGAAGACCTGTTCTACCTGGACAAAGACAACAACGGCCTCAACGACGAGGCCAGAGCCGCCTACCAAAAGCTGGGGCTGCCTGCCAGCGCCTTCCAGAGCGTGGCCTTCCTGGCCCCGCCGCGCAAAACGCCGGGGGACATCCTGCCCGATGTAAGCCGCCCCGACGCTGGCGCCTACTACTGGGACCTGGTGCAGTTTTGCCGGGAGGGGCTGCTGCCCTTTTTGTTCACCGACCGGGGGGCCATGAGCAACCTGGGTTTTCTGATTGACCAGGTGACCGAGCGCCTGCGCCGCCTGGTGGGCGAGGAGAAGGGCGGGCAGAAAGGCCCAGCGCTGCTGGTAGAGGACTGGTCGGACGAGCTTTCGGCCCTCGAGGCCGACGTCAGCTTCAACGACCTGGGCAAGCTGAAACTCACGACCTTCGCCCAGCTGGTGCGCTATATCGAGTTCAAGCTGCTGGGCCCTGAATCCGCCGAGGAGGACGAGAAGCCAAAAGGCGACCCGCGCTGGACGGCCCGCCAAGCCAGGGGCACCCTCGAGGCCTTTGTACGCCGCCTGCGAGCTTCCATCGGGAATGTGGAGCACCTGATCCGGGGTGACAGACCCGGACACCGCCCCAACCCCCTGGGTGGCTCGGCCCAGGTCAGCGTGGTGGATATTCACCAGTTGACCGCCCAGGGGCAGATGTTTGTGGTGGGCTCCATTTTGCGCGAGGTGTTTGGCCGCAAGGAGCGGGGCGAATACCAGGGTCAGGTGTTCGTGGTGCTCGACGAGCTCAACAAATACGCCCCCCGCGATGGCGATAGCCCCATCAAGGACATCCTACTCGACATTGCCGAGCGCGGGCGCAGCCTGGGGGTCATCCTGATTGGGGCCCAGCAGACCGCCTCCGAGGTGGAAAGCCGGGTGGTGGGCAACGCGGCCATCCGGGTGGTGGGCCGCCTCGACGCCGCCGAGGCCGAGCGCCCCGAGTACCGCTACCTGCCTGCTTCCTTCCGCCAGCGGGCCGTCATCCTGCCGCAGGGAACCATGATTCTGCACCAGCCCGAGGTGCCGGTTCCGCTGGCCCTCACCTTCCCGCTGCCCGCCTGGGCCATGAAAAAAGACGAGGTCAAAGAAGATATCTCGGCAAAAACCATATCGAAGCTGATAGATTAG
- the aat gene encoding leucyl/phenylalanyl-tRNA--protein transferase, producing MYAQGYFPLGMEQGIGWFDQRAYGTPYRAVMPLDERFHVPRSLRRVLNAGHFEVRINADFAGVLEGCATRGWSYRSETWITPEVAQLYLGLHRYGFAHSFETWQGDELAGGILGVALGAAFIGDSMFYRVPHASKVALVRLVEYLRARGFELFDVQVQNPHLARFGAVEVDPLEFRRSLLEAIGKPIRFVD from the coding sequence ATGTATGCCCAGGGGTATTTTCCCCTGGGGATGGAGCAGGGGATTGGCTGGTTCGACCAGCGGGCCTATGGTACGCCCTACCGGGCCGTGATGCCCCTGGATGAGCGTTTTCATGTGCCGCGCAGCCTGCGGCGGGTGCTGAACGCCGGGCACTTTGAGGTTCGCATCAACGCCGATTTTGCCGGGGTACTCGAGGGTTGTGCGACCCGGGGCTGGTCGTACAGGAGCGAAACCTGGATTACCCCCGAGGTGGCCCAGCTTTACCTGGGCCTGCACCGCTACGGCTTTGCTCACAGTTTTGAAACCTGGCAGGGGGACGAGCTGGCCGGGGGCATCCTGGGTGTGGCGCTGGGGGCGGCTTTTATCGGCGACAGTATGTTTTACCGCGTACCCCATGCCTCCAAGGTTGCGCTGGTGCGGCTGGTGGAGTACCTGCGGGCCAGGGGCTTTGAGCTATTCGATGTGCAGGTGCAAAACCCCCACCTGGCCCGCTTTGGGGCCGTGGAGGTGGATCCGCTCGAGTTCCGCCGAAGCCTTCTGGAAGCCATCGGGAAGCCAATCCGGTTTGTGGACTGA
- a CDS encoding tetratricopeptide repeat protein, translating to MRIWFFVMVLVVGGVLAQQNPAQPAQPSSRPQTQASLCALLYDAGRPEAALTACERAVKDAPSAENLYLLARVQSELNRFTAAIENLRRSITLNSSFIQSYVALAQVYVRQYLLAENREASKNLLDQALSILREAERVNPRYAPIYATRGTVLAYQNRLDQAVESISRSLAIKDEPVVRALLADIYIRQGKWDEALKNYDDAVKAAPKNAALRVKYGSLLLLRGNVDLAVEHLDQAVILSPGNAEAWLRRGDAYYEKKDWQQAGVSYQQTVALSPVRFPDAYIGLGQVLIELKDFQKARFNFTKAVALERDNPVYRFWLCRANELLGDKEGAKAQCEQALKLRPDFKEAQEILTRLK from the coding sequence ATGCGTATCTGGTTTTTTGTGATGGTGCTGGTGGTGGGGGGCGTACTGGCGCAGCAAAACCCTGCCCAGCCTGCGCAGCCCTCGTCGCGACCGCAAACCCAGGCCAGCTTGTGCGCCCTGCTTTACGATGCCGGACGTCCCGAAGCAGCGCTCACGGCCTGTGAACGGGCGGTCAAGGATGCCCCCAGCGCCGAAAACCTGTACCTGCTGGCACGGGTGCAGTCCGAACTCAATCGCTTCACGGCGGCCATCGAGAACCTGCGCCGCTCGATTACCCTCAACAGCAGCTTCATTCAGTCGTATGTGGCGCTGGCTCAGGTGTATGTGCGGCAGTACCTGCTGGCCGAAAACCGCGAAGCCTCCAAGAACCTGCTGGATCAGGCCCTCAGTATTTTGCGTGAAGCCGAGCGGGTCAACCCCAGGTATGCGCCTATTTACGCCACCCGCGGCACGGTACTGGCCTACCAGAACCGCCTCGATCAGGCGGTTGAATCCATTAGCCGTTCGCTCGCCATCAAAGACGAGCCCGTTGTCCGGGCCTTGCTGGCCGACATTTATATCCGTCAGGGCAAATGGGATGAGGCCCTCAAGAACTACGACGATGCGGTGAAAGCGGCTCCGAAGAACGCCGCTCTGCGGGTCAAGTACGGGAGCCTGCTGCTTCTTCGCGGCAACGTGGATCTGGCGGTTGAGCATCTGGATCAGGCCGTGATCCTGTCCCCCGGCAACGCCGAGGCCTGGCTGCGTCGGGGCGATGCCTACTACGAGAAAAAGGACTGGCAGCAGGCGGGTGTTTCCTACCAGCAGACCGTAGCCCTCTCGCCGGTGCGCTTTCCCGATGCCTACATTGGTTTGGGCCAGGTTCTGATTGAACTCAAGGATTTCCAGAAAGCCCGCTTCAACTTTACCAAAGCCGTGGCCCTGGAAAGGGATAACCCTGTATACCGCTTCTGGCTGTGCCGGGCCAACGAGCTTTTGGGTGACAAGGAAGGAGCAAAAGCCCAGTGTGAGCAGGCTCTCAAGCTGCGGCCCGATTTCAAAGAAGCCCAGGAGATTCTCACCCGGTTGAAATGA
- a CDS encoding DUF1028 domain-containing protein, with translation MSATLPVHTFSLVARDESTGDLGIAVASKFLAVGFLVPWAKAGVGAVATQSYVNPRFGPTGLALMEAGAGPEDILAVFARNDPDLAKRQFGYVLASGESLSYTGQECHGWAGGRWGPNYAAQGNLLAGPEVVEALERTFLNRTDLPFPERLLEALLQADRAGGDRRGRQSAALLVVGEGKGYGGMERWIDLRVDDHPDPVLELQRLLGIHRLLFGAGEPPRPLSAEEIAWFQELLRRQGHYAGPVSGVWDEATEQAFTALIGMENLEERYQGGPALDEVALNYLKEKFA, from the coding sequence ATGAGCGCGACCTTGCCAGTTCACACCTTTTCGCTGGTAGCCCGCGACGAAAGCACCGGCGACCTGGGTATCGCGGTGGCCAGTAAGTTTCTGGCAGTCGGTTTTCTGGTGCCCTGGGCCAAAGCCGGGGTGGGCGCGGTGGCCACGCAGTCTTATGTCAACCCGCGTTTTGGCCCCACCGGTCTGGCCCTGATGGAAGCGGGGGCCGGGCCCGAGGACATCCTGGCGGTGTTCGCTCGCAACGACCCCGACCTGGCCAAGCGGCAGTTCGGCTATGTGCTGGCAAGTGGCGAGAGCCTCTCCTACACTGGGCAGGAGTGTCACGGCTGGGCCGGGGGGCGGTGGGGGCCGAACTATGCCGCCCAGGGCAACCTGCTGGCCGGCCCCGAGGTGGTGGAGGCCCTCGAGCGCACATTTCTGAACCGAACCGACCTGCCTTTCCCCGAGCGGCTGCTGGAGGCCCTGCTGCAAGCCGACCGGGCGGGGGGCGACCGGCGCGGGCGACAGTCGGCAGCGTTGCTGGTGGTGGGCGAGGGCAAGGGCTATGGCGGCATGGAGCGCTGGATTGACCTGCGGGTAGACGACCACCCCGACCCGGTGCTGGAGTTGCAGCGCCTGCTGGGCATCCACCGGCTGCTGTTTGGGGCCGGGGAGCCACCCCGCCCGCTAAGCGCCGAGGAAATCGCCTGGTTTCAGGAGCTGCTGAGGCGCCAGGGCCACTACGCCGGCCCGGTAAGCGGCGTGTGGGACGAGGCCACCGAGCAGGCCTTTACTGCGCTTATCGGCATGGAAAACCTGGAAGAGCGCTACCAGGGCGGCCCTGCGCTGGACGAGGTCGCGCTGAACTACTTGAAGGAGAAGTTCGCATGA
- a CDS encoding patatin-like phospholipase family protein, producing the protein MRGLVLSGGGARGLAHIGVLEVLEAQGFEAEVVAGTSMGGVVGALYASGKKPAEILEISRSTPWLRLLDLVPRPGLISQRGLRDFLAKHLPPRFEQLSKKLVVTAVDLEAGKLAYFSEGDLPGAVLASAAYPGLVAPVLYEGRTYVDGGVLDNLPVDAARFMRAKYVLAVDVTPEMRLPGVPRSSIGQVRRAIDIMQNHLTAARRSLYPPELYIRPELPGVGIEQFGRLEEIVEAGRKAASQAQLRF; encoded by the coding sequence GTGCGCGGTCTAGTGTTGTCGGGTGGAGGGGCCAGGGGGTTAGCCCACATTGGGGTGCTGGAGGTGCTCGAGGCCCAGGGGTTCGAGGCCGAGGTGGTAGCCGGAACCAGTATGGGTGGGGTGGTAGGGGCTTTGTATGCCTCGGGCAAGAAGCCTGCTGAAATCCTCGAGATTTCCCGCTCAACCCCCTGGTTGCGCTTGCTGGACTTGGTGCCCAGGCCTGGACTCATCTCCCAGCGCGGGTTGCGCGACTTTCTGGCGAAACACCTGCCCCCTCGCTTCGAACAACTTTCCAAAAAACTGGTGGTAACGGCGGTGGACCTCGAGGCTGGCAAGCTGGCCTATTTTTCGGAGGGCGATCTGCCGGGAGCGGTGCTGGCCTCTGCGGCCTACCCAGGGCTGGTAGCGCCCGTACTTTATGAAGGCCGAACCTATGTGGATGGAGGTGTGCTCGACAACCTGCCGGTCGACGCCGCTCGTTTCATGCGGGCCAAGTATGTCCTGGCAGTGGACGTAACCCCCGAGATGCGACTGCCAGGGGTTCCCCGTTCCTCCATTGGACAGGTGCGCCGGGCCATAGACATCATGCAAAACCACCTGACCGCCGCAAGGCGTTCGCTTTACCCCCCCGAACTCTACATACGCCCCGAACTTCCAGGGGTTGGAATCGAGCAATTCGGTCGTCTGGAAGAAATTGTCGAGGCAGGGCGCAAGGCCGCATCGCAGGCCCAGCTAAGATTTTAG
- a CDS encoding copper resistance CopC family protein yields MRKVLFAGLVFFAVALAHAEYRSSTPAASTTVRVAPKTVVINFSEAVEVRLSTFKVYPLGAPPEAWGSSTRLRRLAAPLVRQVLPLRNDGARRVDAGVTTTARTSKSVALALKPGLAPGAYVVMWKNLGVDGHTESDFFVFVYKP; encoded by the coding sequence GTGAGAAAGGTACTCTTTGCCGGTCTGGTTTTCTTTGCGGTGGCGCTGGCGCATGCCGAATACCGCAGCTCCACCCCGGCAGCCAGTACAACGGTCAGGGTGGCCCCCAAAACGGTGGTCATCAACTTTAGCGAGGCGGTGGAGGTTCGGCTCTCCACCTTCAAGGTTTATCCCCTGGGCGCGCCCCCCGAGGCCTGGGGCAGCTCGACCCGGCTTCGTCGGCTGGCCGCGCCGCTGGTGCGCCAGGTGCTTCCGCTGCGGAACGACGGGGCTCGTCGGGTTGATGCGGGCGTGACCACCACCGCCCGCACCAGCAAGAGCGTGGCCCTTGCGCTCAAGCCAGGGCTGGCGCCGGGAGCTTATGTGGTGATGTGGAAGAACCTGGGTGTGGACGGCCACACCGAGAGTGATTTTTTTGTGTTTGTGTACAAGCCTTGA
- the lepB gene encoding signal peptidase I has protein sequence MRNFLDYLFKEWFRQVGEALLLAFLVTTFVFTTVGVVGSSMNPTLLNGERVFVPKYETWLVRFGLMQWQRGEVAIVKPPEGTPNAVAQFPVLGFQFRAFFIKRIIGLPGDEVSLREGVVYVNGKPLNEVHITAELTPYTDSYPVVCYENEKLTALITQQQVRFAPDQLPEYLKPTLEMLTPPSAEDLQRSRSGEHCYTSALKLKPGYYFVMGDNRTFGGSEDSRTFGPVPTASIAGRANAVWWPLNRIRGLPVPEGFKGL, from the coding sequence ATGCGCAACTTTCTGGACTATCTCTTCAAGGAATGGTTTCGCCAGGTGGGCGAGGCGCTTTTGCTGGCCTTCCTGGTTACCACGTTTGTCTTTACTACCGTGGGCGTGGTGGGCAGCTCCATGAACCCCACCCTGCTCAACGGTGAGCGGGTGTTTGTGCCCAAATATGAAACCTGGTTGGTGCGCTTTGGCCTCATGCAGTGGCAACGGGGCGAGGTTGCCATCGTCAAGCCACCAGAAGGGACGCCCAACGCGGTAGCCCAGTTCCCGGTGCTGGGCTTTCAATTCCGCGCTTTTTTTATCAAACGCATAATTGGTCTGCCCGGTGACGAGGTAAGCCTGCGTGAAGGCGTGGTTTATGTCAATGGAAAACCCCTGAACGAGGTACACATCACGGCTGAACTGACCCCTTACACCGATAGCTACCCGGTGGTCTGCTACGAGAACGAAAAACTAACCGCCCTGATCACCCAGCAACAGGTGCGCTTTGCCCCCGATCAACTGCCCGAGTATCTCAAACCCACCTTGGAAATGCTGACACCCCCCAGCGCCGAGGATTTACAGCGGAGCCGAAGCGGGGAGCACTGCTATACCAGCGCACTGAAGCTCAAACCCGGCTATTACTTTGTCATGGGCGATAACCGAACCTTTGGCGGCTCGGAGGATTCGCGCACCTTTGGGCCGGTTCCCACCGCTTCGATTGCGGGCCGGGCCAATGCGGTCTGGTGGCCCCTGAACCGCATCCGGGGTTTGCCGGTTCCCGAAGGCTTCAAGGGGCTTTAG